In Thermodesulfovibrionales bacterium, a single genomic region encodes these proteins:
- a CDS encoding ATP-binding protein codes for MCFRKLLNLRSTLAFRLTIWYAGIFTVSSFVAFLLFYTLILSVIRERTDQELLSQVNRFSVLLSKEGIAAVENATIIEAQAAGVKKVFFRLLQPDGQVYSSTNVSYWQDIGIERAAIQELLQGNAPVFETTVIPHRKDKVRILYAMLSPTMILQVGQAMETYSHLLNAFKEKFTLTMSCLIVIAAGVGWFMARRAVSSVEAVTRTARKISSGVLQERVPVTGGGDEIDQLAITFNEMLDRIQILLAELREMSDNIAHDLKSPITRIRGGAEVTLSTGKSLSDFESMAAGTVEECDRLLDMINTMLMISKTESGLSSLSHEEIDIFGLVRGACELFEPVAEDKGVSLDCDAAGRSLIAGESPMIQRMLSNILDNAVKYTPPGGSVEVSVAEDGKEGVVISVKDTGTGIPPSDLSRIFERFYRGDQSRSQEGTGLGLSLARAIARAHGGDISVTSGLNQGSAFTITLPKSASH; via the coding sequence ATGTGCTTCAGGAAACTCCTTAACCTCAGGAGTACCCTTGCGTTCCGGCTGACCATCTGGTATGCCGGTATCTTTACGGTATCCTCCTTTGTTGCCTTTCTTTTATTTTATACCCTCATCTTGTCGGTCATCCGCGAACGTACCGATCAGGAGCTCCTGAGCCAGGTGAACAGGTTTTCTGTACTTCTGAGCAAAGAAGGCATCGCCGCCGTCGAGAATGCCACGATTATCGAAGCCCAGGCAGCAGGGGTAAAGAAAGTATTTTTTCGCCTTCTTCAGCCGGACGGACAGGTTTATTCTTCTACGAACGTCTCTTACTGGCAGGATATCGGCATTGAAAGGGCTGCCATACAGGAGCTGCTTCAGGGTAATGCCCCCGTCTTCGAGACGACTGTGATTCCCCATCGTAAGGACAAAGTGCGCATCCTTTACGCAATGCTTAGCCCGACCATGATCTTGCAGGTCGGACAGGCTATGGAGACTTATTCCCACCTTCTAAATGCGTTTAAGGAGAAATTTACCCTCACCATGAGTTGCCTCATTGTCATCGCCGCGGGGGTTGGCTGGTTTATGGCGAGGCGGGCTGTGTCCAGCGTTGAGGCAGTCACCCGAACAGCCCGCAAGATATCAAGCGGCGTCCTTCAAGAGAGGGTTCCGGTGACGGGCGGTGGAGATGAAATCGATCAGCTCGCCATCACCTTCAATGAAATGCTTGACCGTATTCAAATCCTCCTTGCAGAGCTCAGGGAAATGAGCGATAACATTGCCCATGATCTGAAAAGCCCCATTACGAGAATCCGCGGAGGCGCTGAGGTGACTCTCAGCACAGGAAAATCCCTGAGTGACTTTGAGTCCATGGCTGCCGGCACCGTTGAGGAATGCGACCGGCTTCTTGACATGATAAACACCATGCTCATGATCTCCAAGACAGAATCCGGGTTGAGCAGCCTCTCCCATGAGGAGATTGATATCTTCGGACTAGTCCGCGGCGCATGCGAATTGTTTGAACCCGTGGCTGAAGACAAGGGGGTGAGCCTGGACTGCGACGCTGCTGGCAGGAGCCTTATCGCTGGTGAAAGCCCTATGATCCAGAGAATGTTGTCCAATATCCTGGATAATGCGGTCAAGTACACCCCTCCAGGAGGGTCGGTAGAGGTCTCGGTTGCTGAGGATGGCAAGGAAGGGGTTGTGATTTCGGTTAAGGACACGGGAACCGGCATCCCTCCGTCTGACCTCTCCCGCATTTTCGAACGCTTTTATCGGGGTGATCAAAGCAGGTCGCAAGAGGGCACGGGGCTTGGTCTCAGCCTTGCCAGGGCAATCGCCAGGGCTCACGGCGGAGATATCAGTGTAACGAGCGGCCTGAACCAGGGGAGCGCCTTTACCATCACCCTGCCGAAATCTGCCTCTCATTGA
- a CDS encoding response regulator transcription factor, translating into MRVLLVEDDNKIASFIVKGLKAVGYAIDHVSDGENGLHMAMTESYDAAIVDIMLPKLDGLSLVRKMRTESILTPVIMLSARGAVDDRVRGLQAGSDDYITKPFAFSELLARLQALIRRASGQAEPTRLTVGDLSMNLITREVTREGRKIELQPMEFSLLEYLLRNSGRVVSKTMIMEHVWDYNFDPQTNVVEARICRLRDKIDRDFAKKLIRTIRGVGYVLQETP; encoded by the coding sequence ATGCGAGTTTTACTTGTTGAGGACGATAACAAGATAGCCTCTTTCATCGTGAAGGGGCTAAAGGCTGTGGGGTACGCGATCGACCATGTTTCGGATGGTGAGAATGGCCTTCACATGGCGATGACCGAATCCTATGACGCGGCCATTGTTGATATCATGTTGCCAAAGCTGGACGGGTTGTCTCTCGTCAGGAAGATGCGAACGGAGAGTATCCTTACGCCAGTCATCATGCTGAGCGCCAGGGGAGCTGTTGACGACCGTGTCAGGGGACTTCAGGCCGGAAGCGACGACTACATCACGAAGCCCTTCGCTTTTTCTGAACTCCTTGCACGGCTGCAGGCATTAATCAGGAGGGCGAGCGGCCAGGCTGAACCGACACGCCTGACCGTCGGGGATCTGTCCATGAATCTCATCACCCGTGAAGTGACCAGGGAGGGCCGGAAGATCGAATTGCAGCCAATGGAGTTTTCCCTCCTTGAGTATCTTCTGAGGAATTCGGGAAGGGTGGTTTCCAAGACCATGATCATGGAGCATGTCTGGGATTACAATTTCGACCCCCAGACCAATGTGGTGGAAGCGAGGATCTGCAGGCTGAGGGACAAGATTGACAGGGATTTTGCAAAGAAGCTGATCCGTACCATTCGTGGAGTGGGATATGTGCTTCAGGAAACTCCTTAA